One segment of Vibrio mimicus DNA contains the following:
- a CDS encoding RidA family protein — MTKVLHTDAAPAAIGPYIQGVDLGNMVLTSGQIPVNPATGEIPADIAAQARQSLDNVKAVVEASGLTVGDIVKMTVFVKDLNDFGTVNQVYGAFFDEHKVAHYPARSCVEVARLPKDVGIEIEAIAVRK; from the coding sequence ATGACAAAAGTTCTGCATACTGACGCGGCCCCAGCTGCCATTGGTCCATACATTCAAGGTGTTGATCTTGGCAACATGGTACTGACGTCTGGTCAAATCCCAGTAAACCCTGCCACAGGTGAAATTCCTGCCGATATCGCTGCGCAAGCTCGTCAATCTCTGGACAACGTGAAAGCCGTGGTTGAAGCCTCAGGCTTAACCGTCGGTGACATTGTGAAAATGACCGTATTCGTGAAAGATCTCAACGACTTCGGTACCGTAAACCAAGTGTATGGCGCATTCTTTGATGAGCATAAAGTCGCGCACTACCCAGCGCGTTCTTGTGTTGAAGTGGCACGTCTGCCAAAAGATGTAGGCATTGAAATCGAAGCGATCGCAGTACGTAAGTAA
- the pyrI gene encoding aspartate carbamoyltransferase regulatory subunit produces the protein MSKETKLQVEAIKNGTVIDHIPAKVGIKVLKLFDMHNSAQRVTIGLNLPSSALGSKDLLKIENVFISEAQASKLALYAPHATVNQIENYEVVKKLALQLPERINNVFACPNSNCISHNEPVESSFKLSEKNNDIRLKCKYCEKVFARDVVTEIEA, from the coding sequence ATGAGCAAAGAGACGAAATTACAAGTTGAAGCGATCAAAAACGGCACGGTCATTGACCACATTCCTGCCAAAGTGGGGATTAAAGTGCTGAAGCTGTTTGATATGCACAACTCCGCGCAGCGTGTCACCATCGGCCTCAATCTGCCTTCTTCTGCCCTCGGCAGCAAAGATCTGCTCAAGATTGAAAATGTGTTCATCAGTGAAGCGCAAGCCAGCAAACTCGCGCTGTACGCGCCACACGCGACTGTAAACCAAATTGAAAACTACGAAGTGGTGAAGAAGTTGGCGCTGCAACTGCCAGAGCGCATCAACAATGTGTTTGCTTGCCCAAACAGCAACTGCATTTCACACAATGAGCCCGTGGAAAGCAGCTTCAAGCTTTCTGAGAAGAACAACGACATCCGCCTGAAATGCAAATACTGTGAAAAAGTGTTTGCGCGCGATGTGGTCACGGAAATCGAAGCTTAA